Proteins encoded within one genomic window of Glycine soja cultivar W05 chromosome 1, ASM419377v2, whole genome shotgun sequence:
- the LOC114408503 gene encoding probable inactive shikimate kinase like 2, chloroplastic: protein MATVPARLCYLSTNPTTRNLNFSVLKPNVLSLRSFSLPQKHYLRLRPCKCSSTAPVSTTTYEFSDGSSEVELRLNIGGLDVRSSRDILVDTNDTSLAIRVLRPGSPITLIETNPLFDRVKSSETIWYIDDDQLVVNFKKQDPDLKWPDIMESWESLTAGSPQLLQGTSIYLVGDSTEINQKVAQELATGLGYTPLSTKELLELYTKQTVDSWLLAEGSDSVAEAESAVLESISSHARAVVATLGGQHSAAGRAGKWQHLYAGFTVWLSKTEALDEDSARLETHKNVKDGIISYTNADVVVKLQGWDPAYAKSVAQACLSALKQLIQSDKKLPGKKSLYIRLGCRGDWPNIKPPGWDPSSEGNTTLGTQ from the exons ATGGCAACTGTTCCTGCTCGTCTCTGTTATCTCTCCACAAACCCCACAACCAGAAACCTCAACTTCTCAGTTTTAAAACCAAATGTGTTGTCACTGCGTTCATTCTCTCTTCCTCAAAAACACTATCTTCGTCTCCGTCCCTGCAAGTGTTCCTCCACCGCCCCCGTGTCCACCACCACCTACGAG TTTTCTGATGGTTCTTCGGAGGTGGAGTTAAGATTAAACATAGGAGGTTTGGATGTCCGAAGCTCCAGAGATATATTGGTTGATACAAATGATACCTCTTTAGCTATCAGAGTGTTGCGGCCAGGATCTCCCATCACACTCATAGAAACTAATCCTCTTTTTGATAGGGTTAAATCCTCCGAAACAATATG GTATATAGATGATGATCAACTTGTTGTGAACTTCAAGAAACAGGACCCAGATTTGAAATGGCCTGACATCATGGAGTCCTGGGAATCACTTACTGCAGGATCTCCACAACTTTTGCAAGGGACATCCATCTATCTTGTTGGTGATTCAACCGAAATCAATCAAAAAGTGGCTCAAGAGCTAGCAACTGGTCTTGG GTACACTCCACTGAGCACGAAAGAGTTACTGGAATTATATACTAAGCAGACTGTGGATTCAT GGCTGCTCGCTGAAGGCTCTGACTCAGTAGCAGAAGCAGAAAGTGCTGTACTTGAAAGCATAAGTAG TCATGCTAGGGCAGTAGTTGCAACATTAGGAGGGCAACACAGTGCTGCTGGAAGAGCTGGTAAATGGCAACATCTTTATGCAGGATTTACTGTCTGGTTGTCAAAGACTGAAGCACTAG ATGAAGATTCTGCAAGGCTGGAGACCCATAAAAACGTCAAAGATGGCATAATTTCATACACAAATGCAGATGTAGTTGTTAAGCTACAGGGCTGGGATCCTGCTTATGCCAAAAGTGTGGCACAAGCATGTTTAAGTGCCCTAAAACAGTTAATCCAGTCAGACAAGAAACTTCCAG GTAAAAAAAGCCTCTACATAAGATTGGGATGTCGGGGTGATTGGCCAAACATCAAACCCCCTGGTTGGGATCCATCAAGTGAAGGTAACACAACTCTTGGTACACAGTAA
- the LOC114408509 gene encoding inactive poly [ADP-ribose] polymerase RCD1-like, with protein sequence MEAKIAKALDRVALNLKRKRATRYAAHLSGASQPMLGHWSSLTSQTSKAVKRMRLGGYRNRLTNAGPHIGRSLARRFLNYKKSGRLERLMFYENGEWLDFPKDVVDLVKKDLEVKKAAVEIESNGYHLLFDFLHLHKVDLKTGLQQPIALIDEAGCCFFPEIYAASDEEPYNLSKQECGKSPDSYASNEIKLHLEVEINGVDQSRLSECSGESNALVKGIQIDTKQNCCQYDVEVEDSINKKDCGNVGEDIQQHQDIGLDAYTESVYGILDLNSVQKMFLKGMSSFGSTDSDIAEIYQCSGASMQARWELFQKQAELTKKNHGEANIRYAWLASSKGELSTMMNYGLSHYGLSGSKCTYGIGVHLAAVTCPDASVRYCDVDENGVRHLALCRVIMGNMEILQPGTGQFHPSSCEYDNGVDSIECPRYYVVWNMNMNTHIYPEFVVSFKVSSDAEGHFCGSEGKNVSGVNSACQGPHGLLHSESSTVDNGKAPSMVASTPKVPKSPWMPFPLLLDAIRNQVPPKGMDVIKIYYEQFRSKHISRDDFVKMLRLIVGDGLLRTTITNLQFKIPSGGELKGSIKKEV encoded by the exons ATGGAAGCAAAAATCGCAAAGGCATTGGATAGGGTTGCACTCAATCTGAAGCGCAAGCGAGCGACCCGATATGCTGCACATTTAAGTGGAGCTTCGCAGCCAATGTTAGGGCATTGGTCATCTCTTACGTCACAAACAAGCAAGGCTGTCAAACGCATGAGATTGGGTGGATATAGAAACAGGCTGACAAATGCTGGTCCTCATATTGGACGGTCCTTAGCTAGGCGttttttgaattataaaaaGAGTGGGAGACTGGAGCGTTTGATGTTCTATGAGAATGGGGAATGGTTGGACTTTCCAAAGGATGTTGTTGACTTGGTTAAGAAGGATCTTGAAGTCAAGAAGGCAGCTGTGGAGATAGAATCAAATGGGTATCatcttttgtttgattttttacatCTGCATAAGGTGGACCTTAAAACTGGCTTGCAACAACCTATAGCTTTGATTGATGAGGCAGGGTGCTGTTTTTTCCCCGAAATCTATGCTGCTTCTGATGAAGAACCTTATAATTTGAGCAAACAGGAATGTGGAAAAAGTCCGGACTCATATgcatctaatgaaataaaattacatttagaagttgaaataaatggtGTGGATCAATCCAGGTTGAGTGAGTGCAGTGGAGAGTCCAATGCTCTAGTTAAGGGTATTCAAATTGATACTAAACAAAACTGCTGTCAATATGATGTAGAAGTTGAAGATAGCATTAACAAAAAGGACTGTGGAAATGTTGGTGAAGACATTCAGCAACATCAAGACATAGGTTTAGATGCTTATACTGAATCAGTATATGGAATATTGGATCTGAATTCTGTACAAAAGATGTTTCTTAAGGGAATGAGTAGTTTTGGCAGTACTGATTCTGACATAGCTGAGATTTACCAATGCTCAGGTGCGTCAATGCAAGCACGATGGGAGCTGTTCCAGAAGCAAGCTGAACTTACCAAAAAGAATCATGGGGAAGCTAACATTCGGTATGCTTGGCTTGCTTCTTCTAAAGGAGAACTATCTACAATGATGAACTATGGACTAAGTCATTATGGATTATCTGGATCAAAGTGCACATATGGCATTGGTGTTCATCTTGCTGCTGTTACTTGCCCTGACGCCAG TGTGCGTTATTGTGATGTTGACGAAAACGGGGTTCGACACTTGGCCCTTTGTCGCGTAATAATGGGGAACATGGAGATTCTCCAGCCTGGCACTGGTCAGTTTCATCCCAGTAGTTGTGAATATGATAATGGGGTAGATTCCATTGAATGTCCACGATACTATGTGGTGTGGAATATGAACATGAACACCCACATCTATCCGGAATTCGTTGTTAGCTTCAAAGTCTCATCTGATGCTGAAG GTCATTTTTGTGGAAGTGAGGGTAAGAATGTTTCTGGGGTTAATTCAGCCTGTCAGGGTCCTCATGGCTTGTTACATTCAGAATCTTCTACTGTAGATAAT GGAAAAGCTCCTAGTATGGTTGCTAGCACCCCAAAAGTTCCAAAATCCCCTTGGATGCcttttcctttgcttcttgatgCTATCAGAAATCAGGTTCCTCCCAAGGGTATGGatgtaatcaaaatatattatgaacAATTCAGG TCAAAGCATATATCGCGGGATGATTTTGTGAAGATGCTGAGGTTAATAGTTGGAGATGGTCTGTTGAGAACTACAATAACAAATCTTCAGTTCAAG ATACCTTCCGGTGGTGAATTGAAAGGCTCAATCAAGAAGGAAGTCTGA